The following are encoded together in the Chiloscyllium plagiosum isolate BGI_BamShark_2017 chromosome 1, ASM401019v2, whole genome shotgun sequence genome:
- the LOC122548489 gene encoding inter-alpha-trypsin inhibitor-like, giving the protein MRRIAFCLGICLTVLGLSKAVNGNEACQEPMQQGEPTDSKLKTIQWFYDSVADLCQPFFYSGKGGNNNRFSNETYCLKTCSDTYSEKFPEGDAVCNLQKERGDCRANILKWYYDPTINNCDSFLFSGCHGNGNQFDDKKSCQKLCATRGQGRFNVDAEEEGDVQQRDEGDTVAIVFGCLFGIVVIAFVAVFVIQRKRHKSKKNKSKGTEVEMQ; this is encoded by the exons ATGAGGAGGATAGCTTTCTGTTTGGGAATCTGTCTTACTGTGTTAGGTTTGAGCAAAGCAGTGAATGGAA ATGAAGCCTGCCAGGAACCGATGCAGCAAGGAGAGCCGACAGATTCTAAATTAAAGACCATTCAATGGTTCTACGACTCAGTTGCTGACCTTTGCCAACCGTTTTTCTACAGTGGAAAAGGAGGCAACAATAACAGATTTTCAAATGAAACATACTGTTTGAAAACCTGCTCTGATACTTATTCTGAAAAGTTTCCAGAaggag ACGCAGTGTGCAATCTGCAAAAAGAACGAGGGGATTGCCGTGCCAACATCCTTAAGTGGTACTACGATCCAACCATCAACAACTGTGATTCGTTCCTCTTCAGTGGATGCCATGGGAATGGAAACCAATTTGATGACAAGAAAAGTTGTCAGAAACTATGTG CTACCAGAGGGCAAGGACGATTCAACGTCGATGCTGAAGAAGAAGGTGACGTTCAGCAAAGAGATGAAG GTGATACTGTTGCCATTGTGTTCGGATGTCTCTTTGGCATTGTTGTCATTGCCTTTGTGGCTGTATTTGTCATTCAGAG GAAAAGGCATAAAAGCAAGAAAAACAAATCTAAAGGAACAGAAGTAGAGATGCAGTAA